In Pseudomonas poae, a single genomic region encodes these proteins:
- a CDS encoding DHA2 family efflux MFS transporter permease subunit, whose amino-acid sequence MSNNASFTPPSLLMATIGLSLATFMQVLDTTIANVALPTISGNLGVSSEQGTWVITSFAVSNAIALPLTGWLSRRFGEVKLFLWATILFVLASFLCGISTSMPELIGFRVLQGLVAGPLYPMTQTLLIAVYPPARRGMALALLAMVTVVAPIAGPILGGWITDSYSWPWIFFINVPIGIFAVMVVRSQLKKRPVETSYQPMDYVGLLSLIVGVGALQIILDKGNDLDWFESNFIIIGAAISVIALAVFIIWELTDKHPVVNLRLFAYRNFRIGTIVLILGYAGFFGINLILPQWLQTQMGYTATWAGLAVAPIGILPVLMSPFVGKYAHKFDLRLLAGLAFLAIGLSCFMRAGFTNEVDFQHIALVQLFMGIGVALFFMPTLTILMSDLPPHQIADGAGLATFLRTLGGSFAASLTTWIWIRRADQHHAYMSENMTTYDSATRDALQALGGAGHKAYAQLDQILTSQAYMMSTVDYFTLLGWMFMGLMLLVWLAKPPFTAKAGPAASGH is encoded by the coding sequence ATGAGCAATAACGCCTCCTTCACGCCACCCAGCCTGTTGATGGCCACTATTGGCCTGTCGCTGGCGACCTTTATGCAGGTGCTCGACACCACCATCGCCAACGTGGCGTTGCCGACCATTTCCGGCAACCTCGGCGTGAGTTCGGAGCAGGGCACCTGGGTGATCACCTCGTTTGCGGTGAGTAACGCTATCGCCTTGCCGCTGACCGGTTGGCTGAGCCGCCGGTTTGGCGAGGTGAAGCTGTTCCTGTGGGCGACCATCCTGTTCGTACTGGCCTCGTTCCTGTGCGGTATTTCCACGTCCATGCCCGAGCTGATCGGCTTTCGGGTGCTGCAAGGCTTGGTAGCGGGGCCGTTGTACCCGATGACCCAGACCTTGCTGATCGCGGTCTACCCACCCGCCAGGCGCGGCATGGCCCTGGCGTTATTGGCGATGGTCACGGTGGTCGCGCCCATTGCGGGGCCGATCCTCGGCGGCTGGATCACCGACAGCTACAGCTGGCCGTGGATCTTCTTCATCAACGTACCCATCGGCATTTTTGCGGTGATGGTGGTGCGTTCGCAGTTGAAGAAACGCCCGGTGGAAACCAGCTATCAGCCGATGGACTACGTCGGCCTGCTCAGCCTGATCGTCGGGGTGGGTGCCTTGCAGATCATCCTCGACAAGGGCAATGACCTGGACTGGTTCGAATCCAACTTCATCATCATTGGTGCGGCAATTTCGGTGATTGCCCTGGCGGTGTTCATTATCTGGGAACTTACCGACAAGCACCCGGTGGTCAACCTGCGGCTGTTTGCTTATCGCAATTTCCGCATCGGCACCATCGTGTTGATCCTGGGGTATGCGGGCTTCTTCGGCATCAACCTGATCTTGCCGCAGTGGCTGCAAACCCAGATGGGCTACACCGCCACCTGGGCCGGGCTGGCGGTAGCACCGATCGGTATCCTGCCGGTATTGATGTCGCCGTTCGTGGGCAAGTACGCGCACAAGTTCGACCTGCGCTTGCTGGCGGGCCTGGCGTTCCTAGCGATTGGCTTGAGCTGCTTCATGCGGGCCGGCTTCACCAATGAAGTGGACTTCCAGCATATCGCCTTGGTGCAGCTGTTCATGGGTATTGGCGTGGCGCTGTTCTTCATGCCCACCTTGACCATCCTGATGTCCGACCTGCCGCCGCACCAGATTGCCGACGGCGCTGGTTTGGCGACGTTCCTGAGGACCTTGGGCGGTAGCTTCGCGGCGTCCTTGACCACCTGGATCTGGATTCGCCGGGCTGACCAGCACCATGCGTACATGAGCGAGAACATGACCACCTACGACTCGGCGACTCGCGATGCGTTGCAGGCGCTGGGTGGGGCAGGGCACAAGGCCTACGCGCAACTCGACCAGATTCTCACCAGCCAGGCGTACATGATGTCCACCGTGGATTACTTCACGTTGCTGGGGTGGATGTTCATGGGGTTGATGTTGCTGGTGTGGTTGGCGAAGCCGCCGTTTACAGCGAAGGCGGGGCCAGCGGCTTCAGGCCACTGA
- a CDS encoding peptidyl-prolyl cis-trans isomerase, producing the protein MTQVKLTTNHGDIVIELNAEKAPITVANFIEYVNAGHYENTVFHRVIGNFMVQGGGFEPGMKEKKDKRPSIQNEADNGLSNDKYTVAMARTMEPHSASAQFFINVADNAFLNHSGKNVQGWGYAVFGKVTEGQDVVDKIKGVQTTGKAGHQDVPVEDVIVEKAEIVG; encoded by the coding sequence ATGACTCAAGTCAAACTGACCACCAACCACGGTGACATCGTCATCGAGCTGAACGCCGAGAAAGCGCCGATCACCGTCGCCAACTTCATCGAGTACGTGAACGCCGGCCACTACGAAAACACCGTTTTCCACCGTGTCATCGGCAACTTCATGGTCCAGGGCGGCGGTTTTGAGCCTGGCATGAAAGAAAAGAAAGACAAGCGCCCAAGCATCCAGAACGAAGCGGACAACGGCCTTTCCAACGACAAGTACACCGTCGCCATGGCCCGTACCATGGAGCCGCATTCGGCCTCCGCGCAGTTCTTCATCAACGTCGCCGACAACGCCTTCCTGAACCACAGCGGCAAGAACGTACAAGGCTGGGGCTACGCGGTATTCGGTAAAGTCACCGAAGGCCAGGACGTCGTCGACAAGATCAAAGGCGTGCAAACCACCGGTAAAGCCGGCCACCAGGACGTTCCGGTAGAAGACGTTATCGTCGAGAAAGCCGAGATCGTTGGGTGA
- the lpxH gene encoding UDP-2,3-diacylglucosamine diphosphatase — translation MILLISDLHLEEERPDITRAFLDLLHGRARGAQALYILGDFFEAWIGDDGMTPFQRSICAALRELSDSGTPIFIMHGNRDFLVGKAFCKAAGATLLKDPSVVQLAGEPVLLMHGDSLCTRDVGYMKLRRILRNPIVLFILRHLPLSTRHKLARKLRSESRAQTRMKANDIVDVTPEEVPRVMQQFGVRTLVHGHTHRPAIHKLQIGDQAAKRIVLGDWDKQGWALQVDEQGFQLAAFDFVNPQLALPGA, via the coding sequence GTGATATTGCTGATTTCAGACTTGCATCTGGAAGAGGAGCGCCCGGACATCACCCGGGCGTTTCTGGATCTGCTCCACGGCCGCGCCCGTGGCGCCCAGGCGTTGTACATTCTGGGGGACTTTTTTGAAGCCTGGATTGGCGACGATGGGATGACACCCTTTCAGCGTTCGATTTGCGCAGCCCTGCGCGAACTGAGCGACAGCGGCACCCCGATTTTCATCATGCATGGCAACCGCGATTTCCTGGTCGGCAAGGCGTTCTGCAAAGCTGCAGGTGCCACCTTGCTCAAGGACCCGAGTGTCGTGCAGTTGGCAGGTGAACCCGTGCTGTTGATGCACGGCGACAGCCTATGCACCCGCGACGTTGGCTATATGAAGCTGCGGCGCATCCTGCGTAACCCGATTGTGCTGTTTATCCTGCGACACCTGCCGCTCAGCACCCGCCATAAACTGGCGCGCAAGCTGCGCAGCGAGAGCCGTGCGCAAACGCGCATGAAGGCCAACGACATCGTTGATGTGACACCCGAGGAAGTGCCACGGGTGATGCAACAGTTTGGCGTGCGCACTCTGGTCCACGGCCATACCCACCGCCCCGCCATTCATAAGCTGCAGATTGGCGACCAAGCGGCCAAGCGTATTGTGCTGGGGGACTGGGACAAACAAGGATGGGCGTTGCAGGTGGATGAGCAAGGGTTTCAGTTAGCGGCGTTTGATTTTGTGAACCCGCAGTTGGCGTTGCCTGGCGCCTAA
- a CDS encoding HlyD family efflux transporter periplasmic adaptor subunit yields MATADSNAATEKDTNPRKRKVMLIGLALIVILGVVGVWGWYELYGRFSESTDDAYVNGNVVEITPLVTGTVVSIGADDGDLVHEGQVLVNFDPNDAAVGLQSAQANLARTVRQVRGLYSNVDGMKAQVLAQQANVQKAQDNYNRRKNLAAGGAISQEELSHARDDLTSAQNALANVQQQFKTSSALVDDTVISSHPDVQAAAAQLRQAYLTNARSTLIAPVTGYVAKRTVQLGQRVQPGTALMAVIPLDQLWIDANFKETQLRNMRIGQPVDIESDIYGSDVKFSGTIDSLGAGTGSAFALLPAQNATGNWIKIVQRVPVRIHVNADELAKHPLRVGLSTVVNVDLHDQSGPVLAQQAPQKASFTTSVYDRQLAEADAMITQLIHDNSLAAPKAVQR; encoded by the coding sequence ATGGCCACTGCCGACAGCAACGCCGCAACAGAAAAAGACACCAACCCACGCAAGCGCAAGGTCATGCTGATTGGCCTGGCGCTGATCGTCATCCTCGGCGTCGTAGGCGTATGGGGCTGGTATGAGCTCTACGGGCGCTTCAGCGAAAGCACCGACGACGCCTACGTGAATGGCAACGTGGTGGAAATCACCCCGCTGGTCACCGGTACTGTGGTGAGCATCGGCGCCGACGATGGCGACCTGGTCCACGAAGGCCAGGTGCTGGTCAACTTCGACCCGAACGACGCGGCCGTCGGCCTGCAAAGTGCCCAGGCCAACCTGGCCCGCACCGTGCGCCAGGTGCGTGGTTTGTACAGCAACGTCGATGGCATGAAAGCCCAGGTATTGGCGCAACAAGCCAACGTGCAAAAGGCCCAGGACAACTACAACCGTCGTAAGAACCTTGCCGCCGGCGGCGCGATTTCCCAGGAAGAACTGTCCCACGCCCGTGACGACCTGACCTCGGCGCAAAACGCCCTGGCCAACGTGCAGCAGCAGTTCAAGACCAGCAGCGCGCTGGTGGATGACACCGTGATCTCGTCCCACCCGGACGTACAAGCCGCCGCAGCCCAATTGCGCCAGGCCTACCTGACCAATGCGCGCAGCACCTTGATCGCACCGGTCACCGGCTATGTGGCCAAACGCACCGTGCAGTTGGGCCAGCGCGTACAGCCAGGCACGGCCTTGATGGCCGTGATCCCGCTGGACCAGCTGTGGATCGACGCCAACTTCAAGGAAACCCAACTGCGCAATATGCGCATCGGCCAGCCGGTGGACATCGAGTCGGATATCTACGGCAGTGATGTCAAGTTCAGCGGCACCATCGACAGCCTTGGCGCCGGCACCGGCAGCGCGTTCGCCTTGCTGCCGGCGCAGAACGCCACCGGTAACTGGATCAAGATCGTGCAACGGGTACCGGTGCGCATCCACGTCAACGCCGACGAACTGGCCAAGCACCCACTGCGGGTAGGGCTGTCCACCGTGGTCAACGTTGACCTGCACGACCAGAGCGGCCCGGTGCTGGCGCAACAAGCGCCGCAAAAAGCCTCGTTCACCACCAGCGTGTATGACCGCCAATTGGCCGAAGCCGACGCCATGATCACCCAGTTGATCCATGACAACAGCCTCGCCGCTCCCAAGGCTGTGCAACGCTAA
- a CDS encoding efflux transporter outer membrane subunit yields the protein MNTRALSLVLVAMSMAGCANFSGLDTQGQRLDANTLQTGKSLSGVTLSQAAWPTADWWKSLGDPQLDGLIQEALQNSPDMQVASARAHQAEAAAFAADAARMPTLDASAGISRSRLAKDQDPLGQGDAYATVRNIGASFNYNFDLWGGQRAAWEAALGQARAAEVDQQAACLTLAANVAKAYSDLGQAHIVRDLASDDLKRTRQMLDLGKRRLSSGIDSQYQYQQTESLEASSQSQLIDAEKQLSSAKIALAVLLGKGPDRGSELTRPNVLKPSAVAVPSVLPAELLGRRPDLIAARWRVEAASKNVAASKTRFYPNLNLSASAGAESLLGDAMFGSASRFFSIAPTLSLPIFDGGRLRADLDARDADYDLAVAQYNKTLVQALGDIGNTLAQLRDTGRQIQAQQHAADIAQQSYDTGVQRYSSGIGNYLDVLSIEQQLLQAQRQLATLNAAQIDLSIQLMQALGGGFNAANVAAATPATRTE from the coding sequence ATGAACACACGCGCACTTAGCCTCGTGTTGGTGGCCATGAGCATGGCCGGTTGCGCCAATTTCAGTGGTCTCGACACCCAGGGCCAGCGCCTCGATGCCAATACCCTGCAAACCGGCAAGTCGTTGAGCGGCGTAACCTTGTCGCAGGCTGCCTGGCCCACCGCTGACTGGTGGAAAAGCCTCGGCGACCCACAACTTGACGGCCTGATCCAGGAAGCCCTGCAGAACAGCCCCGACATGCAAGTAGCCAGCGCCCGCGCCCACCAGGCCGAAGCTGCGGCCTTTGCCGCCGACGCCGCGCGCATGCCGACCCTGGACGCCAGCGCCGGTATCAGCCGATCGCGCCTGGCCAAGGACCAAGACCCGCTGGGGCAGGGCGATGCCTACGCCACCGTGCGTAATATCGGCGCCAGCTTCAATTACAACTTCGACCTGTGGGGTGGCCAGCGCGCCGCCTGGGAAGCCGCGCTGGGCCAGGCCCGCGCCGCCGAAGTCGACCAACAGGCCGCCTGCCTGACCCTGGCCGCCAACGTGGCCAAGGCCTACAGCGACCTGGGCCAGGCGCATATCGTGCGTGACCTGGCCAGCGATGACCTCAAGCGCACCCGCCAGATGCTCGACCTGGGCAAGCGTCGCTTGAGCTCGGGCATTGACAGCCAGTACCAGTACCAGCAGACCGAAAGCCTGGAAGCCAGCTCCCAGTCGCAATTGATCGACGCGGAAAAACAACTGTCGAGTGCCAAGATCGCCCTGGCCGTGTTGCTCGGCAAAGGCCCTGACCGTGGCAGCGAGTTGACCCGCCCCAACGTGCTCAAGCCTAGCGCCGTGGCCGTGCCTTCGGTGTTGCCTGCCGAACTGCTGGGTCGCCGCCCTGACCTGATCGCCGCCCGTTGGCGTGTCGAGGCCGCGAGCAAAAACGTGGCCGCGAGCAAGACCCGCTTCTACCCCAACCTCAACCTGAGCGCGAGCGCTGGGGCGGAGTCGTTGCTGGGGGATGCGATGTTCGGTTCGGCCAGCCGCTTCTTCAGTATTGCGCCGACCCTTTCGCTGCCGATCTTCGACGGCGGTCGCCTGCGTGCTGACCTCGATGCGCGCGACGCCGACTACGACCTGGCCGTGGCCCAGTACAACAAAACCCTGGTGCAAGCCCTGGGTGACATTGGCAACACCCTTGCTCAGTTGCGCGACACCGGTCGGCAGATCCAGGCCCAGCAACATGCCGCTGACATCGCCCAGCAGTCCTACGACACCGGCGTGCAGCGCTACAGCTCCGGCATCGGTAATTACCTGGATGTGCTCAGCATTGAGCAGCAATTGCTGCAGGCCCAGCGTCAGCTGGCGACCTTGAATGCCGCGCAGATCGATCTGTCGATTCAATTGATGCAAGCCCTGGGTGGCGGGTTCAACGCCGCAAATGTGGCAGCGGCCACCCCAGCAACGCGTACGGAATAA